A genomic window from Thioalkalivibrio sp. ALJ12 includes:
- the ccsB gene encoding c-type cytochrome biogenesis protein CcsB, translating into MSVPHEALDFERPSIFRRIRPLDWAYFALVLAVAVIAHWQYGHLMDRYDTGGLILAAGMSAWLGWFWRPWQLFSIIVAALSLFGVWLYGDDLARGSTNFWLNYIGSGQAGVMWMSVMLYMATATYILGLFSKSDFPSRLGAAFAWIGSGAGMMALMVRWREIYLTDPSWGYIPVSNLYEVFILLAVMTTLMYLYYEQRTGQRTMGAFVMLVIAASVTFLLWYMWDRQAHEIEPLVPALNSWWMKIHVPTNFVGYGGFAIAAMLGVAYLIKHRFERTRPDAAITHRLPSKDALDSVMYKAIAIGFAFFTIATVLGAMWAAEAWGGYWTWDPKETWSLILWLTYASWLHMRFTKGWRGPVMAWWAIIGLFVTTFTFLGVNMFLSGLHSYGEL; encoded by the coding sequence ATGTCAGTACCCCATGAGGCCCTGGATTTTGAACGGCCCAGTATCTTCCGGCGCATCCGGCCGCTCGACTGGGCATACTTTGCGCTGGTGCTCGCCGTTGCGGTGATCGCTCACTGGCAGTATGGCCACCTGATGGATCGCTACGACACCGGCGGCCTGATCCTCGCCGCCGGCATGAGTGCCTGGTTGGGCTGGTTCTGGCGCCCCTGGCAGCTCTTTTCGATCATCGTCGCCGCGCTCTCGCTGTTCGGGGTCTGGTTGTACGGTGACGATCTGGCCCGGGGCAGCACCAACTTCTGGCTGAACTACATTGGCTCCGGCCAGGCCGGTGTGATGTGGATGAGCGTGATGCTCTACATGGCCACCGCGACCTACATCCTCGGCCTGTTCAGCAAATCCGACTTCCCGTCGCGCCTCGGGGCCGCTTTCGCCTGGATCGGCTCGGGCGCCGGCATGATGGCGCTGATGGTGCGCTGGCGCGAGATCTACCTGACCGACCCCAGCTGGGGCTACATCCCGGTGTCCAACCTCTACGAGGTATTCATCCTGCTGGCGGTAATGACCACGCTCATGTACCTGTACTACGAGCAGCGCACCGGTCAGCGCACCATGGGCGCCTTCGTGATGCTGGTGATCGCCGCCTCGGTGACTTTCCTGCTGTGGTACATGTGGGACCGCCAGGCGCACGAGATCGAACCGCTGGTGCCGGCCCTCAACTCCTGGTGGATGAAGATCCACGTACCGACCAACTTCGTCGGCTACGGCGGCTTTGCCATCGCGGCCATGCTGGGTGTGGCCTACCTGATCAAGCACCGTTTCGAGCGCACCCGGCCGGATGCCGCGATCACCCATCGGCTGCCCAGCAAGGATGCGCTGGACAGTGTGATGTACAAGGCCATCGCGATCGGTTTCGCCTTCTTCACCATCGCCACCGTACTGGGCGCGATGTGGGCGGCCGAGGCCTGGGGCGGCTACTGGACCTGGGATCCGAAGGAGACCTGGAGCCTGATTCTGTGGCTGACCTACGCGTCCTGGCTGCATATGCGCTTCACCAAGGGCTGGCGCGGCCCGGTCATGGCCTGGTGGGCCATCATCGGTCTGTTCGTGACCACCTTCACCTTCCTGGGCGTGAATATGTTCCTGTCCGGGCTGCATTCCTACGGAGAGCTGTAA
- a CDS encoding acetolactate synthase large subunit → MSTTVTTAQRLVECLEQEQVERVFGLPGEENMAVLDALADSPIEFITTRHEQGAAFMADVHGRLSGRAGVCLATLGPGATNLITGVADANMDHAPLVAIAGQASTHRLHKESHQVLDLKGLFQPITKYSSSVVEPEILPEVVRKAFKWAEGGKPGASFIELPENVAALPCPNPPLPVHAGPEAVPAEASLEAAAKLLNEAQHPLILAGNGVIRSGASGALSQLASALNIPVANTFMAKGVLPFRHPLALGSVGLQSQDFVNFGFHKADVIVCIGYDLVEYPPRLWHPTGDRTLIHIDSAPAEVDGHYNVSSEVIGDLNTCLARLTDLVDPREETILRPLRQNLIDDMNEHREDTQFPLKPQKLIWDLRTAAELDAVVITDVGAHKLWMARMFRCELPNTCLISNGFASMGIALPGAIAAAALYPERQVIAVTGDAGFLMNVQELETAVRLNQSFVVLIWNDNAYGLIEWKQVREYGRKAFVDFGNPDFVQLAHSFGASGVRIGPGDSLEAALREALATPGVTIIDCPVDYSENLKLTERLGELVCPF, encoded by the coding sequence GTGAGCACAACCGTCACTACGGCCCAGCGACTGGTCGAATGCCTGGAACAGGAACAGGTCGAGCGCGTGTTCGGCCTGCCGGGCGAAGAGAACATGGCCGTTCTCGACGCCCTGGCCGATTCCCCGATCGAGTTCATCACTACGCGCCACGAGCAGGGCGCGGCCTTCATGGCCGACGTCCATGGTCGCCTGTCCGGCCGTGCCGGGGTCTGCCTGGCGACCCTTGGCCCGGGGGCGACCAACCTGATCACCGGTGTCGCCGATGCCAACATGGATCACGCCCCGCTGGTCGCGATCGCGGGCCAGGCCAGCACTCACCGGCTGCACAAGGAGTCGCACCAGGTCCTTGACCTGAAGGGCCTGTTCCAGCCGATCACCAAGTACAGCTCCAGCGTGGTCGAGCCCGAGATACTGCCGGAGGTTGTCCGCAAAGCCTTCAAGTGGGCCGAGGGCGGCAAGCCCGGCGCCAGCTTCATTGAACTTCCGGAAAACGTGGCCGCCCTGCCATGCCCCAACCCGCCACTCCCGGTCCATGCCGGACCCGAGGCGGTGCCGGCCGAGGCCTCCCTGGAGGCCGCGGCGAAGTTGCTCAACGAGGCCCAGCATCCGCTGATCCTGGCGGGCAACGGCGTCATCCGCTCGGGAGCCAGCGGAGCCCTTTCGCAGCTGGCCTCCGCGCTTAATATCCCGGTCGCGAACACCTTCATGGCCAAGGGCGTGTTGCCGTTCCGCCACCCGCTGGCCCTGGGCTCGGTGGGCCTGCAAAGCCAGGATTTCGTCAATTTCGGCTTTCACAAGGCCGACGTCATCGTCTGTATCGGCTACGACCTGGTGGAATATCCACCCAGGCTCTGGCACCCGACCGGCGACCGCACGCTGATCCACATCGACTCCGCCCCGGCCGAGGTCGATGGCCACTACAATGTCTCATCCGAGGTGATCGGCGACCTAAATACCTGCCTCGCCCGCCTCACGGATCTCGTGGACCCGCGCGAGGAGACCATCCTGCGCCCGCTGCGCCAGAACCTGATCGACGACATGAACGAGCATCGCGAGGACACCCAGTTCCCGCTGAAGCCGCAGAAGTTGATCTGGGACCTTCGCACCGCGGCCGAGCTCGACGCCGTGGTGATTACCGATGTCGGGGCGCACAAGCTCTGGATGGCGCGCATGTTCCGCTGCGAGCTCCCCAACACCTGCCTGATCTCGAACGGGTTCGCCAGCATGGGCATCGCCCTGCCGGGAGCGATCGCGGCGGCGGCGCTCTACCCCGAACGCCAGGTCATCGCGGTCACCGGAGACGCCGGCTTCCTGATGAATGTGCAGGAACTGGAAACGGCGGTGCGCCTGAACCAGAGCTTTGTCGTGCTGATCTGGAACGATAATGCGTACGGCCTGATCGAGTGGAAGCAGGTGCGCGAGTACGGGCGCAAGGCCTTCGTCGATTTCGGCAACCCGGATTTTGTCCAGCTGGCGCACTCGTTCGGCGCCAGCGGTGTGCGCATCGGCCCGGGCGACAGCCTGGAGGCCGCCCTGCGCGAGGCCCTCGCCACCCCCGGTGTCACCATCATCGACTGCCCGGTCGACTACAGCGAAAACCTGAAGCTGACGGAACGTTTGGGCGAGTTGGTCTGTCCATTCTAG
- a CDS encoding SCO family protein codes for MNRIPVSSLFWAFAVVAAGALLVYVTLEPGEPPPRDLAGHAQLPIADEVQGGPIELPVATHAERFDLGDYTDQYVWLYFGYTSCPDACPTSLGWIGGALNRLPEELQGQVNGVFISVDPERDTEDRLADYVAHFHADIHAATGSEEDLKPAAKRYGVFYERRATDSAMGDIIDHSSSTYLIGPEGDLLEIHPHGTSAADLVETLRAHAQSQGTDD; via the coding sequence ATGAACCGTATCCCCGTCAGCAGTCTCTTCTGGGCCTTCGCGGTGGTCGCCGCAGGTGCTCTGCTGGTGTATGTCACTCTGGAGCCGGGCGAGCCGCCGCCGCGCGATCTTGCAGGTCATGCGCAACTGCCCATCGCCGACGAGGTACAGGGCGGACCGATCGAGCTGCCGGTCGCCACGCACGCGGAGCGCTTCGACCTGGGCGATTACACGGACCAGTACGTCTGGCTGTATTTCGGCTATACGAGCTGCCCGGATGCCTGCCCGACCAGCCTGGGGTGGATTGGCGGGGCGCTGAACCGCTTGCCGGAAGAGTTGCAGGGCCAGGTGAACGGTGTGTTTATCAGCGTCGATCCGGAACGAGATACCGAGGACCGCCTGGCCGATTACGTGGCCCATTTTCATGCCGACATTCACGCGGCCACCGGATCCGAAGAAGACTTGAAGCCCGCCGCTAAGCGCTATGGTGTCTTCTACGAACGCCGCGCAACGGATTCGGCGATGGGCGACATCATCGACCACAGTTCATCGACCTATCTGATCGGGCCCGAAGGCGACTTGCTGGAGATTCACCCTCACGGGACCAGCGCGGCCGATCTGGTCGAGACCCTGAGGGCACACGCCCAGTCCCAGGGAACCGATGACTGA
- a CDS encoding cytochrome c, with protein sequence MNHKLSALFAALSVSLLLPLSAAQAGDPQRGQEISQSCAACHQADGNSTNPEWPKLAGQHPKYTVKQLRDFKEGETRYDSLMAGEVADLDEQDMRDLAAYFAEQSITTETADEDVVERGERIYRGGIPSQNVAACIACHGPNGQGNPEAMFPKVAGQHATYSADQLYKFRDGERSNDAGRMMRNVVQRMSDEDIEAVSQYMAGLSSD encoded by the coding sequence ATGAACCACAAGCTTTCCGCTCTCTTTGCTGCCCTGTCCGTCTCCCTGCTGCTCCCGCTGTCGGCGGCTCAGGCGGGCGATCCTCAGCGCGGCCAGGAAATCTCCCAGTCCTGCGCGGCCTGCCACCAGGCGGACGGCAACTCGACCAACCCGGAGTGGCCGAAGCTCGCGGGCCAGCACCCGAAGTACACCGTCAAGCAGCTGCGTGACTTCAAGGAAGGCGAGACCCGCTATGATTCGCTGATGGCGGGCGAAGTCGCGGATCTGGACGAGCAGGATATGCGCGACCTGGCGGCCTACTTCGCCGAGCAGTCCATCACCACCGAAACCGCCGACGAAGACGTCGTCGAACGCGGCGAGCGCATCTACCGTGGCGGCATCCCCTCCCAGAACGTCGCCGCCTGCATCGCATGCCACGGCCCGAATGGCCAGGGCAACCCGGAGGCGATGTTCCCGAAGGTTGCGGGGCAGCACGCCACCTACAGCGCGGACCAGCTTTACAAATTCCGTGACGGAGAGCGTTCCAACGACGCGGGTCGGATGATGCGCAATGTGGTTCAGCGCATGTCCGACGAAGACATCGAGGCCGTGTCACAGTACATGGCCGGGCTGTCGTCCGACTGA
- the polA gene encoding DNA polymerase I — MSQAPLVLVDGSSYLFRAFHALPPLTAPDGAPTGAMIGVANMLRKLRADYGPEHMAVVFDAKGKTFRDDIYPEYKATRPPMPDELAAQIEPLHELVRAMGLPLLCVEGVEADDVIATLADQAAAAGHDVVISTGDKDLAQLVNDRITLVNTMSGVTLDREGVQEKFGVAPEQIVDYLALMGDSVDNIPGVDKVGPKTAAKWIAKYGDLDTILEQADDIGGKIGENLRAAAERLPTSRELITVKRDVELDAGPNDLNIREPDHERLLEMVRRYGFTRWRAELEGSEDEAADGNPGPSQAKGDYRTLREEAELAELLERLDKADRVAFDTETTSLDAMRAEIVGMSFAFEPGTAYYLPLAHTGPDAEPQLPRSETLERLKPWLESERHGKLGHHLKYDRNVLGNHDITLRGIVDDTLLESFCLDAGANRHDLDSLAERHLDYKTTHYEDVAGKGAKQIPFAEVDIGIATDYAGEDADICLQLDAVFQPRLQAAEGPAFVYREIEMPLVPVLADIERVGVKVDPDRLGEQSQELLAEMERIEREAFEEAGGEFNLGSPKQIQEILFERLGLPVLRRTPKGQPSTAEDVLEQMADDYALPRLILEHRGLSKLRSTYTETLPRRIHPETGRVHTSYHQAGAATGRLSSSEPNLQNIPVRTEAGRRIRRAFIADEGHQLLAADYSQIELRIMAHLSQDAGLLKAFAEGQDIHRATAAEVFGLDPEQVSGDQRRAAKAINFGLIYGMSAWGLARNLGIEQGEAREYIDRYFSRYPGVHDYMERARASGRENGYVETLFGRRLYLPEINSRNGARRQQSERVAINAPMQGTAADIIKRAMVRVAHDLEDTGIDARMIMQVHDELVFEVADAAVEDLNTLVRKAMSGAADLDVELVVDVGVGANWDDAH; from the coding sequence ATGTCACAAGCCCCCCTCGTTCTGGTCGACGGTTCGTCGTATCTGTTTCGGGCCTTCCATGCCCTGCCGCCGCTGACCGCGCCGGATGGCGCCCCGACCGGGGCGATGATTGGTGTGGCGAACATGCTGCGCAAGCTGCGCGCGGACTACGGCCCGGAACACATGGCGGTGGTGTTCGACGCGAAGGGCAAGACCTTCCGCGACGACATCTACCCGGAATACAAGGCCACCCGCCCGCCGATGCCGGACGAGCTGGCCGCCCAGATCGAGCCGCTGCACGAACTCGTGCGGGCGATGGGCCTGCCACTTTTGTGCGTCGAGGGCGTGGAGGCCGACGACGTGATCGCGACCCTGGCCGATCAGGCCGCCGCAGCCGGGCATGACGTGGTGATCTCCACCGGCGACAAGGACCTCGCCCAGCTGGTGAATGACCGCATCACCCTGGTCAACACCATGAGCGGGGTCACGCTGGACCGCGAGGGCGTACAGGAAAAATTCGGCGTGGCCCCGGAGCAGATCGTCGACTACCTCGCGCTGATGGGCGACAGCGTCGACAACATCCCGGGCGTGGACAAGGTCGGCCCCAAGACCGCGGCCAAGTGGATCGCGAAGTACGGCGATCTCGACACCATCCTCGAGCAGGCCGACGACATCGGCGGCAAGATCGGCGAGAACCTGCGCGCCGCGGCCGAGCGCCTGCCCACCTCGCGCGAACTGATCACGGTCAAGCGCGATGTCGAGCTGGATGCCGGCCCCAACGACCTGAACATCCGCGAGCCGGATCACGAGCGCCTGCTGGAGATGGTGCGCCGCTACGGCTTCACCCGCTGGCGCGCGGAGCTGGAGGGTAGCGAGGACGAGGCCGCTGACGGCAATCCGGGCCCGTCGCAGGCGAAGGGCGACTACCGGACGCTGCGCGAGGAGGCCGAACTGGCCGAGCTGCTGGAGCGTCTGGACAAGGCCGACCGAGTCGCCTTCGACACCGAGACCACCAGCCTGGATGCGATGCGCGCCGAGATCGTCGGCATGTCCTTCGCCTTCGAGCCGGGCACCGCGTACTACCTGCCGCTGGCACACACCGGGCCGGATGCCGAGCCGCAGCTGCCGCGCTCGGAGACGCTCGAGCGCCTGAAACCGTGGCTGGAGTCGGAGCGCCACGGCAAGCTGGGCCATCACCTGAAGTACGACCGCAACGTGCTGGGCAATCACGACATCACCCTGCGCGGGATCGTCGACGACACCCTGCTCGAGTCGTTCTGCCTGGACGCCGGGGCCAACCGCCACGACCTCGACTCCCTGGCCGAGCGCCACCTGGACTACAAGACCACGCACTACGAGGACGTGGCCGGCAAGGGGGCGAAGCAGATCCCGTTCGCCGAGGTGGATATCGGCATCGCCACCGATTACGCCGGCGAGGACGCTGATATCTGCCTGCAGCTGGATGCGGTGTTCCAGCCACGTCTGCAGGCGGCCGAAGGCCCCGCGTTTGTCTACCGCGAGATCGAGATGCCGCTGGTCCCGGTGCTGGCGGATATCGAACGCGTCGGCGTAAAGGTGGACCCGGATCGGCTCGGCGAGCAGAGCCAGGAGCTGCTGGCCGAGATGGAGCGCATCGAGCGCGAGGCCTTCGAGGAGGCCGGCGGCGAGTTCAACCTCGGCTCGCCCAAACAGATCCAGGAGATCCTGTTCGAACGCCTGGGCCTGCCGGTACTGCGGCGCACACCCAAGGGCCAGCCCTCCACCGCCGAGGACGTGCTGGAGCAGATGGCGGACGACTACGCCCTGCCGCGCCTGATCCTCGAGCACCGCGGCCTGTCCAAGCTGCGCAGCACCTACACCGAGACCCTGCCCCGGCGCATCCACCCGGAGACCGGTCGGGTGCACACTTCCTATCACCAGGCGGGGGCGGCCACCGGGCGGCTGTCATCCTCGGAGCCGAACCTGCAGAACATCCCGGTGCGCACCGAGGCCGGCCGGCGCATCCGCCGCGCGTTCATCGCGGATGAGGGCCACCAGCTACTGGCGGCAGACTACTCGCAGATCGAGCTGCGCATCATGGCTCACCTGTCGCAGGATGCCGGCCTGCTGAAGGCCTTTGCCGAGGGTCAGGACATCCACCGCGCAACCGCCGCCGAGGTCTTCGGGCTGGACCCGGAGCAGGTCTCCGGCGATCAGCGCCGCGCGGCCAAGGCGATCAACTTCGGCCTGATCTACGGCATGTCCGCCTGGGGCCTGGCGCGCAACCTCGGCATCGAGCAGGGCGAGGCGCGCGAATACATCGACCGCTACTTCAGCCGCTATCCCGGCGTGCACGACTACATGGAACGGGCGCGCGCCTCCGGGCGCGAGAACGGCTACGTCGAGACCCTGTTCGGCCGCCGCCTGTACCTGCCGGAGATCAACAGCCGCAACGGGGCGCGGCGCCAGCAGTCCGAGCGTGTCGCGATCAACGCCCCGATGCAGGGCACGGCCGCCGACATCATCAAGCGCGCGATGGTACGGGTCGCGCACGACCTCGAGGACACCGGGATTGACGCGCGCATGATCATGCAGGTGCACGACGAACTGGTGTTCGAGGTGGCCGACGCGGCGGTGGAGGACCTGAACACGCTGGTGCGCAAGGCCATGAGCGGGGCCGCCGACCTGGACGTGGAACTGGTCGTAGACGTCGGCGTCGGCGCCAACTGGGACGACGCCCACTAG
- a CDS encoding thiol:disulfide interchange protein DsbA/DsbL — protein sequence MRRRDFLGAMGGAGLLLATGTSLAREYRDGQNFRTIQPPVDTGLEDGKIQVVEVFWYGCPHCYSFEPYVQEWQKGLDDDVEFVYLPAPMNDVWALHARVFYTAQKLEVLNEVHQPFYDAIHDQGRELRSESAILRFINQRGLDADEFREVMRSEEIRRKVTEAGQDVQEYGVEGVPTLVIDGEAVVSASMTRSHEEMLDVADFLIERARG from the coding sequence ATGAGGCGTCGTGATTTCCTGGGTGCCATGGGCGGTGCCGGATTGCTGCTGGCAACCGGCACCAGCCTGGCCCGCGAATACCGGGATGGTCAGAACTTCCGCACCATCCAGCCGCCGGTCGACACCGGCCTGGAGGATGGCAAGATCCAGGTGGTCGAGGTCTTCTGGTATGGCTGCCCGCACTGCTACTCGTTCGAGCCCTATGTGCAGGAGTGGCAGAAGGGGCTGGATGACGATGTCGAGTTCGTCTATCTGCCCGCGCCGATGAACGATGTCTGGGCCCTGCATGCGCGCGTCTTCTACACCGCACAGAAGCTGGAAGTGCTGAACGAGGTCCATCAACCGTTCTACGACGCCATCCATGACCAGGGGCGCGAGCTGCGCTCGGAAAGCGCCATCCTGCGCTTTATCAACCAGCGCGGCCTCGACGCCGACGAGTTCCGCGAGGTGATGCGCTCCGAGGAGATCCGCCGCAAGGTCACCGAGGCCGGCCAGGACGTTCAGGAGTACGGCGTCGAGGGTGTGCCCACCCTGGTCATCGACGGCGAGGCCGTGGTCTCGGCCAGCATGACGCGCAGCCACGAGGAGATGCTCGACGTCGCCGATTTCCTGATCGAACGGGCCCGGGGCTGA
- a CDS encoding TIGR00730 family Rossman fold protein → MNDRERAEHPGLRPIDDSALTRESWKIFQIMAEFVEGFERLAHIKPSVSIFGSARFPPGHPHYQLGEEVARQLSDAGFAVVSGGGPGIMEAANKGAFAGRSPSIGLNIQLPHEQSANPYQDISLGFRHFFSRKVMFVKYASAYVVLPGGFGTLDELAEILTLVQTGKTRRIPIVLVGSEFWKGLLHWFDDTLVSEGTIDAEDLKLYSLVDAPEDVVDVIFEHYEARSFEPSAEEKKRMMEL, encoded by the coding sequence ATGAACGACCGCGAACGCGCCGAACACCCCGGCCTGCGCCCGATTGACGACTCCGCTCTGACCCGCGAAAGCTGGAAGATCTTCCAGATCATGGCGGAGTTCGTGGAGGGCTTCGAGCGCCTGGCGCACATCAAGCCATCCGTGAGCATCTTTGGCTCCGCGCGCTTTCCACCCGGACATCCGCATTACCAGCTGGGCGAAGAAGTCGCCCGCCAGCTGTCGGATGCCGGCTTCGCGGTGGTGAGTGGCGGCGGCCCGGGCATCATGGAGGCTGCCAACAAGGGCGCCTTCGCCGGGCGCTCCCCCAGCATCGGCCTGAATATCCAGCTCCCCCACGAGCAAAGCGCCAACCCGTATCAGGACATCAGCCTGGGGTTTCGCCACTTCTTCTCGCGCAAGGTGATGTTCGTGAAATACGCCTCCGCCTATGTGGTCCTGCCGGGCGGTTTTGGCACGCTGGACGAACTGGCGGAGATTCTGACGCTGGTGCAGACCGGCAAGACCCGGCGCATCCCGATCGTGCTGGTCGGCTCCGAATTCTGGAAGGGGCTGCTGCACTGGTTCGACGACACTCTTGTGTCCGAAGGCACAATCGATGCCGAGGACCTGAAGCTATACTCGTTGGTGGATGCCCCGGAAGACGTGGTGGACGTGATCTTCGAGCATTACGAGGCGCGCAGCTTCGAGCCTTCCGCGGAAGAAAAGAAACGCATGATGGAGCTGTGA
- the yihA gene encoding ribosome biogenesis GTP-binding protein YihA/YsxC: MEPRFRETAFIKGVAQVEQLPEDDGIEIAFAGRSNAGKSSALNALCGRKALARVGRTPGRTQEINLFALPPDEAWRLVDLPGYGYAKVSAGQRQHWDRLLGDYLQSRECLAGLVLIMDIRRPLTELDRQLLEWVPLERCQLHCLLTKADKLSRQAADKQLHATQRELEGLGIEATLQTFSSLKNQGVDDLRGLLTEWLQPVED, translated from the coding sequence ATGGAACCCCGTTTTCGCGAGACCGCCTTTATCAAGGGCGTGGCCCAGGTCGAGCAGCTCCCGGAGGATGACGGCATCGAGATTGCCTTCGCCGGGCGCTCGAATGCCGGCAAATCCAGCGCCCTGAATGCCCTGTGCGGGCGCAAGGCCCTGGCCCGGGTGGGCCGCACGCCCGGGCGCACCCAGGAAATCAACCTGTTCGCCCTGCCGCCGGACGAGGCATGGCGGCTGGTGGATCTGCCCGGCTATGGTTACGCGAAGGTGTCCGCCGGCCAGCGCCAGCATTGGGATCGGCTGCTGGGGGATTACCTGCAGTCGCGCGAGTGCCTGGCAGGGCTGGTGCTGATCATGGACATCCGTCGTCCCCTGACCGAGCTCGACCGTCAGCTGCTGGAGTGGGTGCCGCTGGAGCGTTGCCAGTTGCACTGCCTGCTGACCAAGGCCGACAAGCTCTCGCGGCAGGCGGCCGACAAGCAATTGCACGCGACCCAGCGTGAGCTGGAAGGCTTGGGGATCGAGGCGACCCTGCAGACCTTTTCTTCATTGAAAAATCAGGGGGTCGATGACCTGCGCGGCCTGTTGACCGAGTGGCTCCAGCCGGTCGAAGACTGA